In the genome of Globicephala melas chromosome 3, mGloMel1.2, whole genome shotgun sequence, one region contains:
- the POLRMT gene encoding DNA-directed RNA polymerase, mitochondrial isoform X3 — translation MAEVTVKRVAKRVAVARAPEAGGAQPPRQAPAGAKGAGAKGAAATLSSRWAQKLDSDQQLMEKRKQRLEGKLQKHVEKGAWQKQLRLEPRLLSRKLASQLQHWEQGAPRSPWEEQLAQLLQEAPHRLSSEAAAAPADRGPESRLEGQQQRLLSFFECCLLTGHLPLAHHVLVTHHSKSQQQRLLTLSMYNMVMLGWARQGSFKELTYVFFMLKDAGLAPDLQSYAAALQCMGRLDQDAGTIRRCLKQMAQDGLQLQGLFTAVPLSAEERAELLRAVRKAKPAFTPPRPPVPPPQVNTSPLLREIYAKQDPAVSYPRLHLSLKELQGLFQQQLRVEMATTITVESVEKVPLLTKEVLHARKTLAGLRTRWRTALYRELQETKESEAHAAREGRLSLFPYLCLLSEKEVVRMLLQTLQALPAQGESLLFLAHELGLRVFKRKQLRNEVQELEQRYSKYLHLLASDTQVAEPCLPRQHWEALGVPEAPHEQPWPMSVVVQLGKQLAEVLVRAAQMPSSLAAPRSPGTLIPVLYHVYSFRSFRQIGILKPHPAFTQLLETAAERTLTFESTDVPMLCPPLPWTSPHSGAFLLSPTKMMRSVEGSQQHQLLLERCPPAELHGALDALTQLGNCAWRVNGRVLDLVLQLFADKGCPRLGVPAPPSEAPRPPEGRRAPSRCLLPEVSPAEKAEMRRELARRLKVAREMQSLRADALYRLSLARHLRHRVFWLPHNMDFRGRTYPCSPHFNHLGSDLARALLEFAQGRPLGPHGLNWLKIHLVNLTGLKKRESLQARRDYADELMEDILDSADRPMTGRKWWMEADEPWQALACCMEIARAVRAPDPAAYVSHFPVHQDGSCNGLQHYAALGRDSVGAASVNLLPSDLPQDVYSEVAAQVEVFRRQDAEQGVQVAQVLEGFISRKVVKQTVMTVVYGVTRYGGRLQIEKRLREIHDFPQDFVWEASHYLVRQVFNSLQEMFSGTRSIQRWLTESARLISHTGSAVEWVTPLGIPIIQPYHRDSKVMIKGGLQSLTFSSSVDTSQKPNTLKQKNGFPPNFIHSLDSSHMMLTALHCYRKGLTFVSVHDCFWTHAADVAVMNQVCREQFVRLHSQPILHNLSRFLIERFCSDPRTSKSIWVSRLMDTLLSVPKTGTFNLEQVKHSTYFFS, via the exons ATGGCAGAGGTGACGGTGAAGAGGGTGGCCAAGAGGGTGGCCGTGGCTCGAGCCCCGGAGGCTGGCGGCGCCCAGCCACCCAGGCAGGCCCCGGCCGGGGCCAAGGGGGCCGGGGCCAAGGGCGCCGCCGCCACACTCAGCAGCCGCTGGGCGCAGAAACTGGACAGCGATCAGCAGCTGATGGAGAAGCGCAAGCAGCGGCTGGAGGGGAAGCTGCAGAAGCATGTGGAGAAGGGGGCCTGGCAAAAGCAGCTGCGCCTGGAGCCCCGACTGCTGAGCAGGAAGCTGGCGAGCCAGCTGCAGCACTGGGAGCAGGGGGCGCCCCGGAGCCCGTGGGAGGAGCAGCTGGCACAGCTGCTGCAGGAGGCCCCACACAGGCTGAGCAGcgaggcggcggcggctccgGCGGACAGAGGCCCCGAGTCGCGGCTGGAGGGCCAGCAGCAGAGGCTCCTGTCCTTCTTTGAGTGCTGCCTGCTCACGGGCCACCTGCCCCTGGCCCACCACGTGCTGGTCACCCACCACAGCAAGTCCCAGCAGCAGCGGCTGCTCACGCTCTCCATGTACAACATGGTCATGCTTGGCTGGGCTCGCCAG GGCTCCTTCAAAGAGCTGACGTACGTGTTCTTCATGCTGAAAGACGCCGGCCTCGCCCCGGACCTGCAGTCCTACGCGGCTGCCCTGCAGTGCATGGGGCGCCTGGACCAGGATGCTGGTACCATCCGAAG GTGCCTGAAGCAGATGGCGCAGGACGGGctacagctgcaggggctcttcaCCGCTGTGCCGCTGAGCGCCGAGGAGCGGGCTGAGCTCCTGCGGGCCGTGCGCAAGGCCAAGCCCGCCTTCACCCCCCCGCGGCCGCCCGTGCCCCCGCCCCAGGTCAACACCTCGCCGCTGCTCCGGGAGATATACGCCAAG CAGGATCCCGCTGTGTCCTACCCGAGGCTGCACTTGTCCCTGAAGGAGCTGCAGGGCCTCTTCCAACAGCAGCTTCGCGTGGAGATGGCCACCACCATCACCGTGGAGTCCGTGGAGAAGGTTCCACTGCTGACCAAGGAGGTCCTGCATGCG cggAAGACCCTGGCAGGCCTGCGCACCCGATGGAGGACGGCGCTGTACCGGGAGCTGCAAGAGACCAAGGAGAGCGAGGCCCACGCTGCTCGAGAAGGCCGCCTCTCACTCTTCCCGTACCTGTGCCTGCTCAGTGAGAAGGAGGTTGTGAGGATGCTGCTGCAG ACCCTCCAGGCACTGCCCGCGCAGGGAGAGTCACTTCTCTTCTTGGCACACGAGCTGGGTCTGCGTGTCTTCAAGAGGAAGCAGCTCAGAAACGAGGTGCAGGAACTGGAGCAGCGCTACTCCAAGTACCTGCACCTGCTGGCCTCCGACACCCAG GTGGCGGAACCGTGCCTGCCACGGCAGCATTGGGAGGCACTGGGGGTGCCTGAGGCCCCCCACGAGCAGCCCTGGCCCATGTCAGTGGTGGTGCAGCTGGGCAAGCAGCTGGCGGAGGTGCTGGTGCGGGCCGCGCAGATGCCCAGCAGCCTGGCAGCGCCCCGGAGCCCCGGCACGCTCATCCCTGTGCTCTACCATGTGTACTCCTTCCGCAGCTTCCGCCAG atCGGCATCCTGAAGCCTCACCCCGCCTTCACGCAGCTGCTGGAGACGGCGGCAGAGCGCACACTGACCTTTGAGTCGACGGACGTGCCCATGCTGTGCCCACCGCTGCCCTGGACGTCGCCCCACTCGGGCGCCTTTCTGCTGAGCCCCACCAAGATGATGCGCTCAGTGGAGGGCAGCCAGCAGCACCAGCTCCTGCTGGAGCGCTGCCCGCCTGCCGAGCTGCACGGTGCCCTGGATGCCCTCACCCAGCTGGGCAACTGTGCCTGGCGGGTCAACGGGCGCGTGCTGGACCTGGTGCTGCAGCTCTTCGCTGACAAGGGCTGCCCTCGCCTGGGTGTGCCCGCCCCGCCCTCCGAGGCCCCCCGGCCACCCGAGGGCCGTCGGGCTCCCAGCCGCTGCTTGCTGCCCGAGGTCTCGCCTGCTGAAAAGGCTGAGATGCGGCGGGAGCTGGCCCGGCGCCTCAAGGTGGCACGGGAGATGCAGAGCCTGCGCGCCGATGCGCTGTACCGCCTGTCGCTGGCCCGGCACCTGCGGCACCGTGTCTTCTGGCTGCCGCACAACATGGACTTCCGCGGCCGGACCTATCCCTGCTCACCGCATTTCAACCACCTGGGCAGCGACCTGGCCCGCGCACTGCTGGAGTTCGCCCAGGGCCGCCCGCTCGGCCCGCACGGCCTCAACTGGCTCAAGATCCATCTGGTCAACCTCACGGGGCTCAAGAAGCGCGAGTCGCTGCAGGCACGCCGGGACTATGCGGACGAGCTGATGGAGGACATCCTGGACTCGGCGGACCGGCCCATGACG GGCCGCAAGTGGTGGATGGAGGCGGATGAGCCCTGGCAAGCCCTGGCCTGCTGCATGGAGATCGCCCGGGCGGTGCGCGCCCCCGACCCCGCCGCCTACGTCTCCCACTTCCCAGTTCACCAG GACGGCTCCTGTAACGGCCTGCAGCACTACGCCGCCCTGGGCCGGGACAGCGTGGGGGCCGCCTCCGTCAACCTGTTGCCCTCGGACCTGCCGCAGGACGTGTACAGTGAGGTGGCTGCACAG GTGGAGGTGTTCCGCAGGCAGGACGCCGAACAGGGTGTGCAGGTGGCCCAGGTACTGGAGGGTTTCATCAGCCGCAAGGTGGTCAAGCAGACGGTGATGACTGTAGTGTACGGGGTCACCCGCTACGGGGGCCGCCTGCAGATCGAGAAGCGCCTCCGGGAGATCCACGACTTCCCCCAG gACTTCGTGTGGGAGGCTTCTCACTACCTCGTGCGCCAGGTGTTCAACAGCCTGCAGGAGATGTTCTCGGGCACCCGGTCCATCCAG CGCTGGCTGACCGAGAGCGCCCGGCTCATCTCCCACACGGGCTCGGCCGTGGAGTGGGTCACGCCCCTGGGCATCCCCATCATCCAGCCCTACCACCGTGACTCCAAGGTCATG ATCAAAGGCGGGCTCCAGAGCCTCACCTTCAGCAGCAGCGTGGACACCAGCCA GAAGCCCAACAcgctgaagcagaagaacggctTCCCGCCCAACTTCATCCACTCACTGGACTCCTCGCACATGATGCTCACGGCCCTGCACTGCTACAG GAAGGGCCTGACCTTCGTCTCGGTGCACGACTGCTTCTGGACCCACGCCGCTGACGTTGCGGTCATGAACCAG GTCTGTCGCGAGCAGTTCGTCCGTCTGCACAGCCAGCCCATTCTCCACAACCTGTCCAGGTTCCTGATTGAGCGGTTCTGCTCCGACCCCAG GACCTCCAAGAGCATCTGGGTCTCCAGGCTGATGGACACGCTGCTGTCTGTGCCCAAGACAG GGACATTCAACCTGGAGCAGGTGAAGCACTCCACGTACTTCTTCAGCTGA